Proteins from a genomic interval of Croceicoccus naphthovorans:
- a CDS encoding DUF305 domain-containing protein: MAGTHHSDHQHNHVGGGNYWRFMAMVATSTAIMFGLMYLNTFELDHVFWSETRFWMTFVMGGMMMIVMLLFMWGMYKDKTKNIVILGVGALVFAVALWLVRSQATINDEEYMSAMIPHHSIAVLTSSRAEITDPRVRKLADSIIEAQVKEIAEMELLLKDIEKNGEMGDGTPLSARTTDLTPELLQKAANAVERPIGPEVRDEVKMGE, from the coding sequence ATGGCCGGAACACATCATTCAGATCACCAGCACAACCACGTTGGCGGCGGCAATTACTGGCGCTTCATGGCGATGGTTGCGACCTCGACCGCGATCATGTTCGGCCTGATGTATCTCAACACGTTCGAGCTCGATCATGTATTCTGGAGCGAAACGCGTTTCTGGATGACCTTCGTGATGGGCGGCATGATGATGATCGTCATGCTCCTTTTCATGTGGGGCATGTACAAGGACAAGACGAAGAACATCGTCATCCTTGGCGTTGGCGCGCTGGTGTTCGCGGTGGCTCTCTGGCTGGTTCGCAGTCAGGCAACCATCAACGATGAAGAGTACATGTCGGCAATGATTCCGCATCACTCGATCGCCGTCCTGACGAGCAGCCGCGCCGAGATAACCGACCCGCGTGTGCGTAAGCTGGCCGATTCCATCATCGAGGCTCAGGTAAAGGAAATTGCCGAAATGGAACTGCTGCTCAAAGACATCGAGAAAAACGGGGAGATGGGCGACGGCACACCGCTTTCCGCACGGACGACCGATCTAACGCCAGAACTGCTGCAGAAGGCTGCGAACGCTGTCGAACGTCCTATCGGCCCCGAAGTGCGTGACGAGGTTAAGATGGGCGAGTAA
- a CDS encoding DUF6491 family protein, which translates to MSIRSLGIVTTLALAGCAYSQSDDVASQSSPAGSRDCFFLSQVSGFNDAPDIERGSDRIYVHTGPSETYLFETFGSCPNLNYSETIAFDQNGPGQICRGIDVDLLVPTSIGVQRCPVRMISRVPEDE; encoded by the coding sequence GTGTCTATTCGTTCGCTCGGCATCGTAACCACGTTGGCTTTGGCCGGTTGTGCCTATTCCCAATCCGATGATGTCGCGAGCCAGTCGTCACCAGCCGGGTCGCGAGACTGCTTCTTCTTGTCGCAAGTCAGCGGATTCAACGATGCTCCTGATATCGAGCGCGGATCGGACCGCATTTACGTTCACACCGGACCTAGCGAGACCTACTTGTTCGAAACGTTCGGTAGCTGTCCCAACCTCAATTATTCGGAAACGATCGCCTTCGACCAGAACGGTCCCGGCCAGATATGCCGGGGGATCGACGTTGATCTGCTGGTACCCACCAGCATCGGCGTGCAACGCTGTCCGGTGCGAATGATCAGCCGGGTTCCGGAAGACGAATGA
- a CDS encoding PRC-barrel domain-containing protein → MVDTTEMNDVVSPTTKNLDDARREIGRDEGHNLIASDRVEGTNVYRPDGERIGRIRRFMVGKRTGQVEYAVMSFGGFLGMGEELRPVPWEALDYDVNKGGYIVSAEEDALQNSPYIRENSEPAWDRAYGMHVYGYWGIPY, encoded by the coding sequence GTGGTTGACACTACAGAAATGAATGACGTGGTAAGTCCTACCACGAAGAACCTCGATGATGCCCGTCGTGAGATCGGCAGGGACGAGGGCCATAACCTCATTGCGTCCGACAGGGTGGAAGGGACCAACGTCTATCGTCCAGATGGCGAGAGGATCGGGCGCATTCGCCGCTTCATGGTCGGGAAGAGGACCGGCCAGGTCGAATATGCCGTCATGAGCTTCGGCGGCTTTCTGGGAATGGGTGAGGAGTTGCGCCCCGTTCCATGGGAAGCACTGGATTACGACGTGAACAAGGGAGGCTACATCGTGTCCGCGGAAGAGGATGCGCTGCAGAACAGCCCATATATTCGCGAAAATTCAGAGCCTGCATGGGACCGCGCCTATGGCATGCATGTCTACGGCTATTGGGGCATCCCTTACTGA
- a CDS encoding TerC family protein, with amino-acid sequence MDLLALLTDPAAWLALLTLIALEVVLGVDNLIFIAILSNKLPAEQQSRARRIGLSLALIMRIGLLMLIGWIVTLQTPLFDLGISGAPNEYGETTFETAFSGRDLILLAGGLFLLWKATKEIHHSMEPADNSGDLLDKTPGVGDAVKASFAAVIAQIIAIDLVFSVDSILTAVGMTDEIPIMVTAVVITVCVMMVAADPLARFIEKNPTLVMLALAFLVMIGLVLIADGFGFHVPKGYIYAAMGFSVGVEMLNMVQRNRRLKKAA; translated from the coding sequence ATGGATTTGCTGGCCCTGCTCACCGACCCCGCCGCATGGCTGGCGCTGCTCACACTTATCGCGCTCGAGGTCGTCCTTGGGGTGGACAACCTTATCTTCATCGCCATTCTTTCGAACAAGTTGCCGGCGGAACAGCAAAGCCGCGCGCGGCGGATCGGTTTGTCGCTGGCACTTATTATGCGCATCGGATTGTTGATGTTGATCGGCTGGATCGTCACCTTGCAGACGCCGCTTTTCGATCTTGGCATCAGCGGAGCACCGAACGAGTACGGCGAGACCACGTTCGAAACTGCCTTTTCTGGACGCGACCTCATCCTACTGGCGGGCGGACTCTTCCTTCTGTGGAAGGCCACCAAGGAAATCCACCACTCGATGGAGCCAGCCGATAACTCGGGCGATTTGCTGGACAAGACACCGGGCGTCGGTGATGCGGTCAAGGCAAGCTTTGCGGCGGTCATCGCGCAGATCATTGCCATCGACCTTGTCTTCTCGGTCGATTCGATCCTTACCGCGGTTGGCATGACCGACGAAATCCCGATCATGGTGACGGCCGTCGTGATCACGGTTTGCGTTATGATGGTTGCGGCCGATCCGCTGGCCCGCTTCATCGAGAAGAACCCGACGCTGGTGATGCTTGCTCTCGCGTTCCTTGTGATGATCGGCCTTGTCCTCATCGCGGATGGTTTCGGCTTCCACGTGCCGAAGGGCTATATCTACGCGGCGATGGGCTTTTCGGTCGGGGTCGAGATGTTGAACATGGTCCAGCGAAACCGGCGACTAAAGAAAGCCGCATAG
- a CDS encoding mechanosensitive ion channel domain-containing protein, translating into MRDTVIQHICRSAGPDMPNSVTQQLYSSDVLASIALLTILAAIQLILSRALRQRGDLTQPIVRRWSANTRNFLMLVALVGLIMIWAPQLRTFALSLTAFAVAVVVAMKELILCLSGSALRTFTRAYAVGDFIELGGTRGEVLDHNLLVTRLAEFERREGSMLATGREVILPHSLLFGTPLRVEAAVAGQLRHTIQLTFEPKGNLFAAQSEIRKAVLAVMGEGGGKVTDRVEVALSTSDIGKYRVEIKFPVTPNLVGQTEQAVICAVGNLAHGLRDRCESDADDTIAKTTSGGSVPPQKGVI; encoded by the coding sequence TTGCGCGATACCGTCATTCAGCACATCTGCAGATCAGCCGGACCAGACATGCCAAACAGCGTTACACAGCAACTCTACAGCTCTGATGTTCTCGCCTCGATCGCGTTGCTGACCATATTGGCCGCGATTCAGCTCATATTGAGCCGGGCCCTTCGCCAGAGAGGCGACCTGACCCAACCTATCGTCAGGCGCTGGTCGGCAAATACGCGGAACTTCCTGATGCTCGTGGCCCTCGTGGGCCTCATCATGATCTGGGCGCCGCAACTCCGAACCTTCGCGCTTTCGCTAACGGCATTTGCCGTCGCGGTTGTCGTGGCGATGAAGGAACTGATCCTCTGTCTTTCGGGGTCGGCCCTGCGAACCTTTACCCGGGCCTATGCGGTCGGCGACTTTATCGAACTAGGCGGAACGCGCGGTGAGGTGCTGGACCATAACCTGCTGGTGACGAGACTGGCCGAGTTCGAAAGGCGCGAAGGTTCGATGTTGGCAACGGGACGCGAAGTGATCCTGCCTCACAGTCTTCTGTTCGGAACACCGCTTCGGGTAGAGGCCGCAGTTGCGGGCCAGTTGCGGCACACGATTCAATTGACGTTCGAGCCGAAAGGCAACCTTTTCGCTGCTCAAAGCGAAATCCGGAAAGCTGTTCTCGCGGTCATGGGAGAGGGTGGAGGCAAGGTAACAGACCGGGTCGAGGTTGCCCTCAGCACCAGCGACATCGGCAAGTATCGTGTGGAGATCAAATTTCCGGTCACCCCGAATCTGGTGGGGCAAACCGAGCAAGCTGTGATCTGTGCCGTTGGCAATCTCGCTCACGGATTGCGAGACAGGTGCGAAAGCGACGCAGACGACACCATCGCAAAAACCACGAGCGGCGGAAGCGTCCCGCCGCAAAAAGGGGTGATCTAG
- a CDS encoding class I SAM-dependent methyltransferase: MTSRETTALRALRDECETYEAGWSDSAYRLLYGAIGWPWLLYSLWGGSKASKRRLLNRLNLPDDALPNLGSWKADTSFLHRIVDTIEAQRPRTVVELGAGASTLVCARALQMNGGGSLHSFDQHAQFVSATNDWLDDFGVRAHIQHAPLRARIGDWPGAWYDLPDVPHSIDLLIIDGPPWAIHPFVRGAAETLFDRLSPGGVILLDDAARPGERIVARRWTERWPDIGFRRLPGGSKGTLQGRKMQLGKVLAFPERAGRKSSSGWRRAAAALALLAMGWAAHDLVENLTRPAYAASFVDEANASYSTSLVREAMQSQVETAVLDRSEIARSLGIVLPGIPTSWRLADVQVFPSDGGNSVALVLYTDRLERVVLYARRAETPAEAAPLTESRENRNLAYWETGPFAYALTGEVETSRILLLASTMASLQARGVTAVAL, translated from the coding sequence ATGACTTCGAGGGAAACTACGGCGCTTCGAGCGTTGCGTGATGAGTGCGAGACCTACGAAGCGGGTTGGTCGGACAGCGCGTATCGCCTACTGTATGGCGCCATCGGATGGCCATGGCTCCTCTACAGTCTTTGGGGTGGTTCGAAGGCCAGCAAGCGGCGGCTGCTGAACCGACTGAACCTTCCGGACGATGCACTTCCAAATCTGGGAAGCTGGAAGGCAGACACCAGTTTTCTGCATAGAATAGTCGATACCATCGAAGCGCAGCGCCCCAGAACCGTAGTCGAATTGGGCGCGGGGGCGTCGACGCTCGTCTGTGCAAGGGCCCTTCAGATGAACGGCGGCGGCAGTCTGCACAGCTTTGACCAGCATGCCCAGTTCGTGTCGGCCACCAACGATTGGCTCGATGATTTCGGGGTACGAGCCCATATCCAACACGCGCCGCTTCGAGCCCGAATAGGGGATTGGCCCGGCGCGTGGTATGATCTTCCGGACGTTCCCCACTCGATAGACCTGTTGATCATCGATGGTCCCCCTTGGGCCATCCACCCGTTTGTCCGCGGTGCCGCAGAAACCCTCTTCGATCGTCTTTCCCCCGGCGGCGTGATACTCCTTGACGATGCCGCGCGGCCCGGTGAGCGTATCGTTGCGCGGCGCTGGACAGAGCGTTGGCCGGACATCGGGTTCAGACGTCTGCCGGGGGGCAGCAAGGGAACGTTGCAGGGCCGGAAGATGCAGCTTGGCAAAGTCCTGGCTTTCCCTGAGCGGGCTGGCCGAAAAAGCTCGTCAGGCTGGCGACGAGCAGCTGCGGCACTGGCATTGCTGGCAATGGGATGGGCAGCACACGATCTGGTCGAAAATCTGACCCGACCGGCCTATGCAGCGAGCTTTGTGGACGAGGCAAATGCATCGTATTCGACAAGCTTGGTCCGCGAGGCCATGCAATCGCAGGTCGAGACTGCCGTTCTCGATCGATCGGAAATTGCGAGATCGTTGGGGATTGTCCTGCCGGGCATCCCCACGTCATGGCGTCTGGCAGATGTGCAGGTGTTCCCCTCGGATGGAGGAAACTCTGTCGCGCTGGTACTCTATACCGATCGACTGGAGCGAGTGGTCCTTTACGCACGCCGCGCAGAGACTCCGGCAGAAGCCGCCCCACTCACTGAAAGCAGGGAAAATCGAAACCTTGCCTATTGGGAAACCGGGCCATTTGCTTATGCGCTGACAGGAGAAGTCGAAACTTCGCGAATCTTGCTCTTGGCGTCGACAATGGCTTCGTTGCAAGCAAGGGGCGTTACTGCCGTAGCGTTGTAA
- a CDS encoding PepSY-associated TM helix domain-containing protein: MALLATLHRWAGATIGLILIVMGLSGIALIWEGEWIGLPGADTPIEASPSSLARTVKVASAHHDGLTRITFASDELGLHQAAYNDGSGAYFDHTGAVVDQWGSVWGRPELWIFDLHHYLFAGEAGEIVVGIASIAGVLFVVSGAILWWRTRRTFSFRLWPKRISRSAIIRQHRDLGIVMTPFLLLTMLTGSAMIFEPVSAAIVAPLPERSSLSRTLEARLTPDDMSGFFDIAGRNFPDAEIRRLQLSDEGATLRLRQPFEWTPNGRTYVRIARSGTVTIDAPDGTFDQQSVSEKFYPLHSGKVGGPGWKIVLTITGLSLIILGALASLSFWTLRNINR, from the coding sequence ATGGCCTTGTTGGCCACGTTGCACCGATGGGCCGGAGCGACGATCGGATTGATCCTGATCGTCATGGGCCTGTCAGGCATCGCGCTGATCTGGGAGGGTGAGTGGATCGGTCTGCCAGGCGCGGATACGCCTATAGAGGCTTCACCGTCCAGTCTCGCACGGACGGTAAAGGTGGCATCGGCGCATCACGATGGCCTGACCCGCATTACCTTCGCCAGCGACGAACTAGGGCTGCATCAGGCGGCCTACAACGACGGAAGCGGCGCCTACTTCGATCATACCGGAGCGGTCGTCGATCAGTGGGGCAGCGTTTGGGGCCGTCCCGAGTTGTGGATCTTCGATCTGCATCATTATCTCTTTGCCGGTGAGGCAGGCGAGATCGTCGTTGGCATAGCGAGTATCGCAGGTGTCCTCTTCGTTGTTTCGGGCGCGATCCTGTGGTGGCGCACGCGCAGGACATTCTCTTTCCGGCTCTGGCCCAAGCGCATTTCGCGAAGTGCCATTATTCGCCAGCATCGCGATCTCGGCATTGTCATGACACCATTCCTGTTGCTGACAATGTTGACGGGCAGCGCCATGATTTTTGAGCCAGTCTCTGCAGCCATCGTCGCTCCCTTGCCGGAACGGTCCTCGCTATCCCGGACACTCGAAGCCCGCCTGACTCCGGACGACATGTCTGGATTCTTCGACATTGCCGGACGCAATTTCCCGGACGCGGAAATCCGCAGACTTCAGCTATCGGATGAGGGGGCGACATTGCGCCTGCGCCAACCATTTGAATGGACCCCTAATGGCAGGACGTATGTGCGCATTGCCCGATCCGGGACCGTCACTATCGATGCACCCGACGGCACGTTCGACCAGCAAAGCGTCAGCGAGAAATTCTATCCTCTCCATTCCGGTAAAGTCGGCGGTCCCGGTTGGAAAATCGTTCTCACGATAACCGGCCTGAGCCTTATCATTCTGGGAGCGCTGGCCAGCCTCAGTTTCTGGACATTGCGAAACATTAATCGTTGA
- a CDS encoding TonB-dependent receptor, protein MRISQLFVYSASALALAAPAIAQTADQANAASQATKDATSDIVVTAARTQLPVSALPLTIDVIDAETLDRQLVISGSTVDAVSALLPSFSPTREKLSGAGESLRGRSPLYAIDGIPQSTPVRDGSRDGYTIDPFFIDRVEVIYGSNALQGIGGTGGVVNQVTVPAPKADGMTVRTLLQGTAADGFDGEALGGKVAALAGWRSGALDASVGGAFERRGAFVDGAGNRIGVDGTQGEIQDSDSWSVFGRIGYQLSPDARIELIANHFELEGNNNYVIVPGDRSAGRPASSTKGETPGDPPSNKADMLSLSLTDSELGGGAFTLQGFYNRTQDTFGGGTFATFQDPDIDPTGQLFDQSANKSRKIGGKVSYERSVPGFDDLVVTLGFDALIDKTEQTLVQTGRAWVPETEFRSYAPFAQANLKLADGLVRLAGGLRHEDVKLKVADYETLASYGATDASDISTYEPVIVGGGNPSFSKTLFNGGVIVEPIDGVRAYGSYAQGYTIADVGRILRGITEQGVDIDNYLSLEPVISNNRELGAEVERGPVKASASYFWSSSELGSRLVLTGDGIFEVVRAPVEIEGLELSLKTRTPVPGLDVSVAYSHLIGRTDDDGDGVLEAELDGANISPDRLNLAADYAQGRFSARAQARFYLSRTFKGQVPESAFDGYTLLDAYLGYRTGFGLLSLGIQNALDEYYLTYDSDTVRTFDNSRYFAGRGRTFTLSLQSEF, encoded by the coding sequence ATGCGTATCAGTCAGCTTTTCGTGTATTCGGCGTCGGCTCTAGCCCTGGCGGCACCAGCAATCGCACAGACGGCAGACCAGGCGAATGCCGCAAGTCAGGCAACGAAGGATGCCACGTCAGACATCGTAGTGACCGCCGCACGAACGCAATTGCCGGTCAGCGCTCTTCCCCTGACGATTGACGTGATCGACGCCGAAACCCTGGACCGGCAACTGGTCATTTCTGGTTCGACGGTAGATGCCGTATCGGCCCTCCTGCCATCCTTCTCTCCGACGCGCGAAAAGTTGAGCGGCGCGGGTGAAAGCCTGCGTGGCCGTTCACCTCTCTATGCGATCGACGGTATTCCTCAGTCGACGCCCGTTCGTGACGGCTCGCGCGACGGCTACACCATCGACCCGTTCTTCATCGACAGAGTCGAAGTGATCTACGGATCGAACGCCCTGCAAGGCATTGGCGGAACCGGCGGCGTCGTCAATCAGGTCACTGTCCCCGCACCGAAGGCCGACGGCATGACCGTTCGTACCCTGCTGCAGGGAACGGCAGCAGATGGCTTCGATGGCGAAGCGCTTGGCGGCAAGGTTGCCGCACTGGCCGGGTGGCGCAGCGGGGCGCTCGATGCCTCTGTCGGTGGCGCATTTGAACGACGCGGAGCGTTTGTTGACGGCGCAGGAAATCGCATCGGCGTCGATGGTACGCAGGGCGAAATTCAGGACAGTGATAGCTGGTCGGTTTTCGGACGGATCGGCTATCAGCTTTCGCCCGATGCCCGCATCGAACTGATTGCCAATCATTTCGAACTGGAGGGTAACAACAACTACGTCATCGTTCCCGGCGACAGGAGCGCGGGCCGACCCGCGTCCAGCACGAAAGGCGAAACGCCGGGCGATCCTCCTTCAAACAAGGCGGACATGCTCTCGCTTTCGCTCACCGACAGCGAACTCGGCGGCGGCGCTTTCACCTTGCAAGGGTTCTACAACCGCACGCAGGACACCTTCGGCGGCGGCACCTTTGCCACGTTCCAGGACCCCGATATCGATCCGACCGGACAACTGTTCGACCAGTCGGCCAACAAATCACGCAAGATCGGCGGCAAGGTCAGTTACGAAAGGTCCGTCCCCGGCTTTGACGATCTGGTTGTCACGCTGGGCTTTGACGCCTTGATCGACAAAACCGAACAGACCCTAGTCCAGACAGGCCGCGCATGGGTGCCCGAAACCGAATTTCGCAGCTACGCGCCGTTCGCTCAGGCGAACCTCAAGCTTGCCGACGGCCTGGTGCGCCTTGCGGGCGGACTGCGCCATGAGGACGTGAAACTGAAGGTCGCCGACTACGAAACATTGGCCTCCTACGGCGCGACGGATGCAAGCGACATCTCTACCTACGAACCCGTCATCGTTGGGGGCGGCAATCCGTCTTTCAGCAAGACGCTGTTCAACGGCGGCGTCATCGTCGAGCCGATTGACGGCGTTCGCGCCTACGGCAGCTACGCGCAGGGCTACACGATCGCCGACGTAGGCCGCATTCTGCGGGGGATTACCGAGCAGGGCGTCGATATCGACAACTACCTCTCGCTCGAACCGGTAATCTCCAACAACCGGGAACTGGGTGCCGAGGTCGAACGCGGTCCGGTGAAGGCGAGCGCAAGCTACTTCTGGTCTTCCAGTGAGCTTGGATCGCGACTGGTACTGACCGGAGACGGCATTTTCGAGGTCGTGCGCGCTCCGGTTGAGATCGAAGGTCTGGAGCTCAGCCTCAAGACCAGAACACCCGTCCCCGGTCTGGACGTATCCGTCGCCTACAGCCACCTCATCGGCAGGACCGATGACGACGGCGACGGCGTGCTAGAAGCCGAATTGGACGGAGCCAATATCTCGCCCGACCGCCTCAATCTGGCCGCCGACTACGCCCAGGGCCGTTTCAGCGCACGGGCACAGGCACGCTTCTATCTTTCTCGCACGTTCAAGGGGCAGGTGCCCGAGAGTGCATTCGACGGGTACACGCTGCTCGACGCCTATCTCGGCTATCGGACCGGGTTTGGCCTCCTCTCGCTGGGTATCCAGAATGCTCTCGACGAATATTACCTGACCTACGACAGTGATACCGTGCGGACATTCGACAACTCCCGCTATTTCGCAGGGCGCGGGCGCACATTTACGCTTTCGCTGCAAAGCGAGTTCTGA
- a CDS encoding class I SAM-dependent methyltransferase, with protein sequence MAAQARPDRALDLGTGGGHAAYRLAEHARRVTAVDLSPEMLAVVAVEAEKRGLPNIETCTARAECLPFEDGTFDMLACRFSAHHWGDWESGLREARRVLKPGGIAMFFDVVSSEYASCDTHLQAIELLRDPSHVRNRNESEWTSAMANAGFRLRKTEKRRITMDYISWVDRMRTPEAHRIAIRSLQKSAAAQIQTYFAIQADGSFSVDALQIEASACCAHGL encoded by the coding sequence GTGGCCGCGCAAGCAAGGCCCGACCGGGCGCTCGACCTTGGCACGGGCGGCGGTCATGCAGCGTATCGACTGGCCGAACATGCCCGCCGCGTCACCGCTGTCGATCTCTCCCCAGAGATGCTCGCAGTCGTTGCCGTCGAGGCGGAGAAGCGTGGGTTGCCGAACATTGAAACTTGTACGGCGCGGGCCGAATGTTTGCCGTTCGAAGATGGCACTTTCGATATGCTCGCCTGCCGCTTTTCCGCGCACCACTGGGGCGACTGGGAGTCCGGATTGCGGGAAGCGCGCCGAGTCTTGAAACCGGGCGGCATCGCCATGTTCTTCGACGTGGTCTCGTCCGAATACGCGTCATGTGACACGCATCTTCAGGCGATTGAGTTGCTGCGTGACCCCTCACACGTTCGCAACCGAAACGAGAGCGAATGGACGAGTGCGATGGCCAACGCGGGGTTCCGTCTCAGAAAAACCGAAAAGCGGCGAATTACCATGGATTATATTTCATGGGTCGACCGAATGCGCACGCCCGAAGCGCATCGGATCGCGATCCGCTCGCTTCAGAAGTCCGCGGCGGCACAGATCCAGACGTATTTCGCGATCCAGGCGGACGGCTCGTTTTCAGTAGATGCTCTGCAGATCGAGGCCTCGGCTTGTTGCGCCCATGGCCTGTGA
- a CDS encoding helix-turn-helix transcriptional regulator, translating to MEYEDPRKQLGKFIRAHRERMPPEGILRRSRTPGLRREELAARAGIGTTWCAWIEQGREVNVSPEALNRLAKALELTAAERRYLFELGGRRDPDAPMDTTAPAPASVLAMVSAQTSPAYGLDSLWNVTCWNGAAQNLFSGWLDRDEDRNLLRFTFLSTSARSLIVDWEERARRLIFEFRADCASILNDPALATIIEELKAKSAFFANEWEAQGVVAREGGIRTFLHPEEGELTFKQCTFNAAERPDHKLVVLIPV from the coding sequence ATGGAATACGAAGACCCGCGCAAGCAGCTCGGAAAATTCATTCGGGCGCATCGAGAAAGAATGCCGCCTGAAGGAATCCTACGCCGAAGTCGCACGCCCGGTTTGCGGCGAGAGGAATTGGCCGCGCGTGCCGGTATTGGTACTACATGGTGCGCGTGGATCGAGCAGGGACGCGAGGTCAATGTCTCGCCGGAGGCGCTGAACCGTCTGGCCAAAGCGTTGGAGCTGACCGCAGCGGAGCGTCGGTATCTGTTCGAATTGGGCGGTCGTCGCGATCCTGACGCTCCAATGGACACGACGGCACCGGCACCTGCCTCGGTGCTGGCAATGGTTTCGGCGCAGACATCCCCTGCCTACGGGTTGGACAGTCTCTGGAACGTGACCTGCTGGAATGGCGCGGCGCAAAATTTGTTCAGCGGTTGGCTGGATCGCGATGAAGATCGCAACCTACTTCGTTTTACGTTTCTCTCAACCTCGGCCCGGTCGTTAATTGTCGACTGGGAGGAGCGGGCCCGGCGGCTGATCTTCGAATTCAGGGCAGACTGCGCTTCGATCCTGAACGATCCTGCCCTCGCGACTATAATTGAAGAGTTGAAGGCCAAATCGGCTTTCTTCGCGAACGAATGGGAGGCGCAAGGCGTAGTCGCGCGTGAGGGCGGTATCCGTACTTTTCTCCACCCAGAAGAGGGTGAACTGACCTTCAAGCAATGTACTTTCAATGCTGCGGAGCGGCCGGATCACAAGCTTGTTGTGCTCATCCCGGTCTGA
- a CDS encoding catalase — protein MTDTPKCPYTTTDAGIRVQSDEHSLTVGRDGPIVLNDHYLIEQMANFNRERIPERQPHAKGSGAFGYYETTADVSKYTRAKIFQPGAKAECAVRFSTVAGERGSPDTWRDPRGFSVKIYTEDGNFDMVGNNTPIFFIRDPLKFQHFIRSQKRRADNGLRDHDMQWDFWTLSPESAHQVTYLMGDRGIPKNWREMNGYSSHTYMLINEDGEKFWVKFHWHTDQGTESGNAHLTQDEADRMAGIDGDFHRRDLFEAIAKGDHPSWTLKWQIMPFEEAKTYRINPFDLTKVWPHDDYPLIEVGKLTLTENPVDWDTQIEQLAFEPNNMVPGIGLSPDKMLLARGFSYADAHRARLGVNYKQIPVNRAKNAEVHSYSRAGKGRTVNAVDPVYAPNSYGGPGAEPQVGGEATWMSDGDMVRAAYTLREDDDDWSQAGALVREVMDDEQRDRFVDNVAGHLADGVSEPILVRAFDYWRNVDKDIGDRIERATRDLIGGKSEAPGMASAKSIEGYSGIPSTSSLAKGEGQMGANQDLREPQSAK, from the coding sequence ATGACCGACACCCCCAAATGCCCATACACGACGACCGATGCAGGCATCCGCGTGCAAAGCGATGAGCATTCGCTGACCGTGGGGCGCGATGGGCCGATAGTGCTCAATGACCACTACCTCATCGAGCAAATGGCGAACTTCAATCGTGAGCGCATTCCCGAGCGGCAACCGCACGCCAAGGGATCGGGGGCCTTCGGCTACTACGAGACAACCGCCGACGTTTCGAAGTATACGAGGGCAAAGATTTTCCAGCCCGGCGCCAAGGCGGAGTGCGCCGTCCGGTTCAGCACCGTGGCAGGGGAGCGCGGCAGCCCGGACACTTGGCGCGATCCCCGCGGCTTTTCGGTGAAGATCTATACCGAGGATGGCAATTTTGACATGGTCGGCAACAACACGCCGATCTTCTTCATTCGTGATCCACTCAAGTTTCAGCATTTTATCCGCAGCCAGAAGCGACGCGCCGATAACGGTCTGCGCGACCACGATATGCAGTGGGACTTCTGGACGCTCAGCCCAGAAAGTGCGCATCAGGTAACCTATCTGATGGGCGACCGTGGTATCCCCAAAAACTGGCGCGAGATGAACGGCTATTCCAGCCACACATACATGCTGATCAACGAAGACGGTGAGAAGTTCTGGGTCAAGTTCCACTGGCACACCGATCAGGGAACCGAGAGCGGCAATGCCCACCTCACGCAAGATGAAGCCGATCGCATGGCCGGGATCGACGGTGACTTCCACCGCCGCGATCTGTTCGAGGCGATTGCCAAGGGTGACCACCCCAGCTGGACGCTGAAATGGCAGATTATGCCGTTTGAGGAGGCGAAGACTTATCGGATTAATCCGTTCGACCTCACCAAGGTATGGCCCCATGACGACTATCCGCTGATCGAGGTCGGCAAGCTGACGCTGACCGAGAACCCGGTCGACTGGGATACGCAGATCGAGCAGCTTGCATTCGAACCGAACAACATGGTGCCGGGCATCGGCCTGTCTCCAGACAAGATGCTGCTTGCACGCGGGTTTTCCTATGCCGATGCGCATCGCGCGAGGTTGGGCGTCAACTACAAGCAGATCCCGGTTAATCGGGCGAAGAACGCCGAGGTTCACAGCTATTCGCGCGCGGGTAAGGGGCGGACGGTGAACGCGGTCGACCCGGTCTATGCACCCAATTCGTATGGCGGCCCCGGCGCGGAGCCGCAGGTGGGCGGCGAAGCGACGTGGATGTCGGATGGCGACATGGTGCGCGCGGCCTATACCCTCCGCGAGGACGACGACGACTGGAGTCAGGCCGGTGCATTGGTGCGCGAGGTTATGGATGATGAACAGCGGGATCGCTTTGTCGATAACGTTGCCGGTCATCTGGCCGATGGCGTCAGCGAACCGATCCTTGTTCGTGCCTTCGATTATTGGCGCAATGTCGACAAGGATATCGGCGACCGCATCGAGAGAGCCACGCGAGACCTGATCGGCGGCAAATCCGAAGCCCCCGGCATGGCGAGTGCGAAATCAATCGAGGGCTACTCGGGTATTCCGAGTACCTCGTCACTCGCTAAGGGCGAGGGGCAGATGGGGGCGAACCAAGATCTGCGCGAGCCACAATCAGCAAAATAG